A genome region from Flavobacterium sp. CFS9 includes the following:
- a CDS encoding DUF3408 domain-containing protein, with the protein MGKENIERDSNEINEELMMSLMADGVKKDGIRLEDKKIGEAVAPTEKPGAIGRDKKKKDHCDYEAIFFRRPETNARNGKTVYIRPDFHERLTRIVQVIGEDKITIYGYLDNLLEHHFQEFGDRIIASFNDKYKPIM; encoded by the coding sequence ATGGGAAAAGAAAATATCGAAAGGGACAGCAATGAAATCAATGAAGAGCTGATGATGAGCCTTATGGCCGATGGGGTTAAGAAAGATGGAATACGGCTGGAGGATAAAAAGATTGGAGAGGCAGTCGCCCCGACAGAAAAGCCAGGCGCGATTGGGCGCGACAAGAAAAAAAAGGACCACTGCGATTATGAGGCTATCTTTTTCAGAAGACCCGAGACCAATGCCCGCAATGGCAAGACTGTCTACATACGGCCCGATTTTCATGAGAGGCTGACGCGGATCGTACAGGTGATTGGAGAGGACAAAATAACTATTTACGGATACTTGGACAATCTGCTTGAACATCATTTTCAGGAATTCGGCGATCGTATCATCGCAAGTTTTAATGACAAGTATAAACCAA